One Thermoplasma volcanium GSS1 genomic window carries:
- the cutA gene encoding divalent-cation tolerance protein CutA — translation MPFYVITTFQNAEEARRIGMMALEKQMAACFSIIDNVKSTYWWRGNIEESSEVFCVFKTTDDNEPLLSQFIKEMHNYEVPEIASMKMDKINEEYNRWLNDSCRHK, via the coding sequence ATGCCATTCTACGTAATCACGACCTTTCAAAATGCTGAGGAGGCAAGGCGCATCGGAATGATGGCGCTTGAAAAACAGATGGCAGCTTGCTTTAGCATCATTGACAACGTAAAATCAACGTATTGGTGGAGAGGAAACATAGAAGAATCTAGCGAAGTTTTCTGCGTGTTTAAGACTACAGATGACAATGAGCCATTGCTTTCTCAATTCATTAAGGAAATGCACAATTACGAAGTGCCTGAGATCGCTTCTATGAAGATGGACAAAATAAATGAGGAATACAACCGATGGCTGAACGATTCGTGCAGACACAAATAA
- a CDS encoding GNAT family N-acetyltransferase encodes MIYEIGGHEVSIVRATPGLAKSYYDLLMELYEDPNSYILVNYSKDPPQLESIVERSKNWNVHPHYMHFALYKDKVVGFAGSLLGPDYGPEVQPHIAEIYYGVSKGWRKTGLIYALLYTALSDINAKIVKATAYVENLPSINVLLKIGLRIIAVLEENDFHYMSGKMHDDYLFRGFRSDCLNRLPGLLEKHGISVIR; translated from the coding sequence GTGATATACGAAATAGGCGGCCACGAAGTATCGATTGTAAGGGCGACTCCAGGTCTGGCAAAGTCTTATTATGATCTTTTAATGGAGCTTTATGAAGATCCGAATTCGTACATTTTAGTCAACTATTCGAAAGATCCTCCGCAACTGGAAAGCATAGTCGAGAGATCGAAGAATTGGAACGTGCATCCGCACTACATGCACTTCGCACTTTACAAAGATAAAGTAGTCGGGTTTGCAGGTTCGCTATTAGGCCCAGATTACGGGCCGGAAGTGCAGCCACACATCGCTGAAATATACTACGGCGTATCTAAGGGCTGGAGGAAAACTGGCCTCATTTATGCACTTCTCTATACAGCGCTCTCAGACATCAACGCAAAAATTGTGAAGGCTACAGCCTATGTAGAAAATTTACCGTCTATAAATGTGCTTCTAAAGATCGGCCTACGAATAATCGCTGTATTGGAAGAGAATGACTTCCACTACATGTCTGGAAAAATGCACGATGACTACCTTTTTAGAGGCTTTAGATCCGATTGCCTTAATAGGCTCCCGGGCCTCCTAGAGAAACATGGCATATCCGTAATCCGGTGA
- a CDS encoding ankyrin repeat domain-containing protein, translating into MDKNGEIVEKIKDEKSINQNLDFLRNYRDSYNRTPLMVACMLGMENAIDKLVENFDKLEDKDIEGSTALIWAVKNNRLGIAEKLLSKGSNVNTKDFSGKTPLMWSIIFGYSEMSYFLLEHGANVNDRNLEGETPLIVASKYGRSEIVKKLLELGADISARDLTGLTAEASARIFGRQEVIKIFTEVRRA; encoded by the coding sequence ATGGATAAGAACGGAGAGATCGTTGAAAAAATAAAAGACGAGAAGTCGATAAACCAGAATTTAGATTTCCTAAGGAACTACAGAGACTCGTACAATAGGACGCCGCTCATGGTTGCCTGCATGCTTGGAATGGAAAACGCAATCGATAAACTCGTAGAAAATTTCGACAAATTAGAGGATAAGGATATCGAAGGCAGTACGGCCCTTATTTGGGCAGTCAAGAACAACAGGTTGGGAATAGCAGAAAAACTCCTAAGCAAAGGATCGAACGTTAATACAAAAGACTTTTCGGGAAAAACGCCGTTAATGTGGTCAATAATCTTTGGTTACAGTGAGATGTCATACTTTCTCCTTGAACATGGCGCTAACGTAAACGACAGAAATTTAGAGGGCGAAACACCATTGATAGTCGCATCTAAGTACGGCAGATCCGAAATAGTTAAAAAACTTTTAGAGCTTGGGGCAGACATATCAGCCAGAGATTTAACAGGCCTTACAGCAGAAGCTTCTGCTAGAATTTTTGGAAGACAAGAAGTCATAAAGATATTTACAGAAGTGCGGCGGGCTTAG
- a CDS encoding DNA-methyltransferase — translation MPIEKSSRINGGKMNREEVKDSVLLGDSLEIMRRIDDCIYDLIFLDPPYYLQMTPKRLKRWNNRSVPQTVREYWDAFPSFEAYDSFISSVLKEAKRLMSDTSTIWAIGTYHNIFRIGKIMQDMGFWILNDVVWIKTNPMPNWLGVRFTNSTETLIWATKGKEQKNYTYNRNLAKEFGLGKTANNVWVMKTSRGNERVRDENRKSVHPAQKPLELMKRIILSSTKEGDLILDPFAGVGTTGVAASMLGRNFTLIEKDPVYYRAMLSRFSRFGIRYTEKI, via the coding sequence ATGCCAATTGAAAAGTCCAGCAGGATCAACGGTGGCAAGATGAACCGCGAAGAAGTTAAGGATAGTGTATTGTTAGGTGACAGCCTTGAAATAATGAGACGAATTGACGATTGCATATACGATTTAATCTTTCTTGACCCTCCCTACTACCTTCAGATGACTCCAAAGAGGCTTAAAAGGTGGAACAATAGATCGGTTCCACAGACGGTAAGGGAATATTGGGATGCATTTCCTTCTTTCGAGGCATACGATTCATTCATATCATCCGTATTAAAGGAGGCTAAGCGTTTGATGTCCGATACATCCACAATATGGGCAATCGGTACCTATCACAACATATTCAGGATAGGAAAGATCATGCAGGACATGGGCTTCTGGATACTCAATGACGTAGTTTGGATCAAGACAAATCCCATGCCAAACTGGCTTGGGGTAAGGTTCACAAATTCAACCGAAACCCTGATCTGGGCTACGAAGGGAAAGGAACAAAAAAACTACACGTACAATAGAAACCTAGCAAAGGAATTTGGCCTTGGAAAAACGGCAAACAACGTATGGGTAATGAAGACTAGCAGGGGAAACGAGAGGGTAAGGGATGAGAATAGAAAAAGCGTGCATCCAGCCCAGAAGCCTCTGGAACTTATGAAGCGCATAATACTCTCATCAACTAAAGAAGGCGACTTGATACTCGATCCGTTTGCTGGGGTCGGAACTACTGGCGTAGCCGCCTCGATGCTTGGCCGCAATTTCACACTTATAGAGAAAGACCCTGTTTATTACCGAGCTATGCTTTCCAGGTTCTCCAGATTTGGAATCCGCTATACAGAAAAGATATAG
- a CDS encoding OsmC family protein produces the protein MDTYTYKADVEWIGARRTILKTDAGDLEVSSPPEFGGPEGKFCPETLFPGILASCLLTTFLEFRERMGIDLKEWKSEATAELGPSPEKGFRFQRIRIHVKLRVSEQDKEKIPRAMELAHKYCFISRAIKNNVEEIVDYEFI, from the coding sequence ATGGATACTTATACGTACAAAGCTGATGTAGAATGGATAGGGGCAAGGCGTACCATTTTGAAGACTGATGCGGGTGATCTGGAAGTATCGTCACCGCCAGAGTTTGGGGGGCCGGAAGGCAAATTCTGCCCGGAAACATTATTTCCCGGAATTTTAGCTTCATGCCTCCTCACTACGTTCCTGGAGTTCCGTGAAAGGATGGGAATAGATCTGAAGGAGTGGAAGAGCGAGGCCACTGCTGAACTTGGGCCTTCTCCAGAGAAGGGCTTCAGGTTCCAAAGGATACGGATACACGTGAAACTAAGGGTATCAGAACAGGATAAGGAGAAAATTCCGAGAGCTATGGAGCTTGCCCACAAGTACTGCTTCATTTCAAGGGCGATAAAGAACAACGTGGAAGAAATTGTTGATTATGAATTTATATAA
- a CDS encoding alpha/beta fold hydrolase gives MQSVSTGYVDVHGKRVFHRYLKSGAKKDIVMLHGWSFTSRDWETPGLFNEYANLSFNVYAPDYPGFGMSEPSDFYSVKRGNIEASASFIKDYMQSLGVEHAVILGASMGGGMAILMGMAHPDMVDAVIAVAPAWVENYTEKMKNIEKPVLLVWGSEDTVVDPHFGNKYRSAIKNSQLEIVEGSKHPVYLEKPKRFIEITTGFLKSL, from the coding sequence ATGCAGTCTGTAAGTACCGGGTATGTTGATGTGCATGGAAAAAGGGTTTTCCACAGGTATTTAAAATCCGGAGCGAAAAAGGACATAGTCATGCTGCATGGCTGGTCTTTTACATCCAGAGATTGGGAAACACCTGGGCTTTTCAATGAATACGCGAACCTTTCCTTTAATGTGTATGCACCGGATTATCCCGGCTTTGGCATGTCCGAACCATCGGATTTTTACAGCGTAAAACGAGGAAATATAGAAGCCTCGGCATCATTCATAAAAGATTACATGCAAAGCTTAGGCGTTGAGCATGCGGTAATTCTCGGGGCATCAATGGGCGGCGGCATGGCGATTCTTATGGGCATGGCGCATCCCGATATGGTAGATGCAGTGATTGCAGTGGCTCCAGCTTGGGTTGAAAATTACACGGAAAAGATGAAAAATATAGAGAAACCTGTGCTCCTTGTATGGGGTTCGGAAGATACAGTGGTCGACCCGCATTTTGGAAACAAATATAGAAGTGCAATTAAAAACTCGCAGCTAGAAATAGTGGAAGGATCAAAGCATCCTGTGTACCTCGAGAAACCGAAGAGATTCATAGAGATCACCACAGGCTTTCTTAAATCTTTATAA
- a CDS encoding HD domain-containing protein, producing the protein MTIIMVKIIQDPVFGPIKADGVILDLIDSPEFQRLRRIKNLGLCSLVFPGANHTRFEHSIGTYYLASLYNEHLRTMSDELKIAALLHDIGHFPYSHTIEEFYMETEKIDHLQAGINLIEGKAESEIPAILEKHGIDPHWVSSILKGISNVLSEIISGPLDADELDYLRRDSFYCGVSIGYVNPLRIIDVSSVYEGQIVSEEKGLSDIESLLISRFLMYQAVYFHKTCRIANKMLGIAARLAEAIGTSRMVDEELMALLLSKKRSERIARDIINRRLMKVIFKEKYGEELYRDITDRIGEDAIVDVIPPLSFSGRERLKTDVSVKIQGRIVAGEEISPLVNSLNQAIERRYVYVYGYKEDEEKIKSDLRGL; encoded by the coding sequence TTGACGATAATTATGGTGAAGATCATACAGGACCCAGTGTTTGGGCCGATAAAGGCCGATGGTGTAATACTGGACTTAATAGATTCTCCAGAGTTCCAGCGGCTAAGGCGCATTAAAAACCTCGGTCTCTGCAGCCTAGTCTTTCCCGGCGCAAACCACACAAGGTTCGAACACTCTATAGGAACATACTACCTTGCTAGTTTATACAATGAACACCTACGCACCATGTCCGATGAGCTTAAGATCGCTGCTCTGCTTCACGATATAGGCCATTTCCCTTATTCGCATACCATAGAAGAATTTTATATGGAAACGGAAAAGATCGACCATCTTCAGGCCGGCATAAATTTAATAGAAGGAAAGGCGGAATCTGAAATACCGGCAATACTGGAAAAACACGGCATAGATCCTCATTGGGTATCTTCGATACTAAAGGGCATATCGAACGTACTCTCAGAGATAATAAGCGGCCCGCTGGATGCGGATGAACTCGATTACCTTCGCAGGGACTCCTTTTATTGCGGAGTATCCATAGGATACGTTAATCCTCTCCGCATAATAGACGTATCAAGCGTTTATGAAGGCCAAATAGTGTCGGAGGAGAAGGGGCTGTCAGATATCGAAAGCCTCCTGATATCAAGGTTCCTCATGTACCAGGCGGTTTATTTCCACAAGACCTGCAGGATTGCAAACAAGATGCTTGGAATAGCGGCCCGGCTTGCAGAGGCCATTGGCACATCCAGGATGGTTGATGAGGAACTCATGGCATTGCTATTGTCTAAGAAGAGATCGGAACGCATAGCAAGGGACATCATAAACAGGAGGCTTATGAAAGTCATATTTAAGGAGAAGTACGGAGAAGAACTATACAGGGATATAACGGATAGGATCGGGGAAGATGCTATAGTAGACGTTATACCGCCACTTTCGTTCAGCGGAAGAGAGAGGCTTAAAACCGACGTCAGCGTAAAAATACAGGGCAGAATAGTAGCAGGGGAGGAGATATCGCCCCTGGTAAATTCCCTCAACCAGGCCATAGAGAGAAGGTACGTTTACGTTTACGGATATAAGGAAGACGAAGAGAAGATAAAGTCGGATCTCAGGGGCCTTTGA
- a CDS encoding class I SAM-dependent methyltransferase — MDLYREGEEKFGPITSHFYEIISNHFLRNLYSMITEDIDKFKPETILDVGCGTGTADFFIANSFSNVIIDCIDPSPYMLSIASKKLSRFKGRVNFALGSSRSIPFEKKYDFVFSSISFHHWKCRENGLKTMGLHVKDNGVLAIYEYYRPNLRSFHKAAGKHALSENEIEGLNVDGFEKIYEINGEMVRILFLKNDRK, encoded by the coding sequence ATGGATCTTTACAGAGAAGGGGAAGAAAAATTCGGCCCTATAACTTCACACTTTTACGAGATTATATCAAACCATTTCCTGCGCAATCTCTACAGCATGATAACAGAAGACATAGACAAATTCAAACCCGAAACGATTCTCGACGTAGGCTGTGGCACAGGGACTGCAGATTTTTTCATAGCGAACAGCTTCAGCAACGTAATCATAGACTGCATAGACCCGTCACCGTACATGCTCAGCATTGCATCAAAGAAGCTTTCGCGTTTTAAGGGACGAGTTAACTTCGCGCTGGGAAGCAGCAGGTCTATACCATTCGAAAAGAAGTACGATTTCGTGTTCAGCTCAATATCCTTTCACCACTGGAAGTGCAGGGAAAACGGCCTCAAGACTATGGGCTTGCACGTAAAGGATAACGGCGTTCTTGCCATATATGAATATTACAGGCCAAACCTTCGAAGTTTCCACAAAGCTGCTGGCAAACATGCTCTGAGCGAAAATGAGATTGAGGGCCTAAACGTAGATGGATTCGAAAAGATATACGAGATAAATGGTGAAATGGTTCGTATACTGTTTTTAAAAAATGATCGAAAGTAA
- a CDS encoding TIGR00266 family protein produces the protein MVDYEIAGQEVQYLKAKLSPEEYVYIEPGHLIYKDASVRLGASAGGLRGAFSHLLSGSAVFLLKVEGPGEIVSAGFLPGKVVRIDLNGNSIIAEFNAFLAMDSTVSYSTKFAGITQAIFGGEGVFLERFSGNGSVFLHGHGLPIVKDLKPGEEIQAEMSHLLAFEDGMEYTIERIGGLKTMLLAGAEGEGLFFARIRGPGRVWLHTISLFQLAAKLMRR, from the coding sequence ATGGTCGATTACGAAATAGCTGGCCAAGAGGTCCAGTATTTGAAGGCAAAGCTAAGCCCAGAAGAATATGTATACATAGAACCGGGCCATCTTATTTACAAGGACGCATCGGTTCGCCTTGGCGCAAGCGCTGGAGGCCTAAGAGGGGCTTTTTCGCATCTGCTTTCCGGTTCTGCTGTATTTTTGCTAAAAGTGGAGGGGCCAGGGGAAATAGTTTCAGCAGGTTTCCTTCCTGGCAAGGTTGTCAGGATTGATCTTAACGGGAATAGCATAATAGCCGAGTTCAATGCTTTCCTCGCTATGGATTCGACGGTCTCTTATTCCACTAAGTTTGCAGGCATAACCCAGGCAATCTTTGGCGGAGAGGGCGTCTTTTTGGAAAGGTTCAGCGGAAACGGTTCTGTTTTCCTGCATGGTCATGGCCTGCCAATAGTCAAAGATCTGAAACCAGGCGAAGAGATACAGGCAGAGATGAGCCACCTTCTGGCTTTTGAGGATGGTATGGAGTACACTATAGAGAGGATCGGCGGCTTGAAGACGATGCTGCTGGCGGGCGCCGAGGGAGAGGGGCTTTTCTTTGCCAGGATAAGGGGCCCTGGAAGGGTATGGCTTCATACGATATCGTTATTCCAGCTCGCGGCAAAGCTTATGAGAAGATAG